The Xanthomonas sp. DAR 34887 genome has a segment encoding these proteins:
- a CDS encoding TonB-dependent receptor plug domain-containing protein, producing MSTRVQQTRCHLRPSRLALALLAGCAVPPLAAAQDAAVATRDLDKVTVTGSRIARSQVEGPAPVTVITAQDIQKQGFSTVWESLGTLTQFSGSAFNESDQTGSSPNGQYLNLRGLGPGYQLILLNGKRMADYPQSYNANGTAVSLGSIPAAAVERIEVMSGGASAIYGSDAVAGVVNIITKRDFSGDTLRLRGGTTTRGGGDSGQLQWSGGRTGDRTGDRWSLTYAFERLDREAIVASQRDFLDSYDDHPGNRADPSSPNASISGVYLRRGTTYLWPSGGALSTSAAALDAACAATNPSFRPYKTADSLAAPNRCGAFGYYEGRSVQNGYGKTSAYLSGSFDFSDDVTGYAQILANRSKDESSSQTHYYIGEGAFTVYDPDLGLVTAQRIFLPSEVGGIKNIEYDEKSWNLNAGVRGKLFDGRFDWDASVSLSRYDITTRRPRFLTNAVRDYYMGPILGYRPDGTEIREFYADRLFAPGSAALYDQLTTEVVSRGESSTDQAQFVFSGDLFALPAGMVQIATVLEAARQKYDLAPDPRTTVDYTGSERIYNLTQTPGGGPRDRYAAGLELRVPIFSRLSATLAARYDKYDDITSVDDAATWQAGVEWRPFDSLLLRGSHATSFRAPDLLWIYAGTSANNPTVTDEYLCRRDGLDPLSAACSAAHEYQTFSTQSSNPLLEEEKGKSTTLGFVWDVLPTLSLSADYYRIELEGRVESISSETLLENNANCLLGRDRAGNAVDTASAACQFYIQSVTRSPGTDLTAEGQITAFETFPINQSLMRTDGLDANLRYNFELGDWGAFGLQAGYTRVLKMEVAQFAGAKPVDVMNDVDYLAFRTRTNWRANWSVGDWSTSLYGYRYGSRPNYAESGRVAPYVIWNADIAKRITDKATLGISVLNVFDKIHPRDDTYTAWPYFPRVYSAIGRQLYANFTYTF from the coding sequence ATGTCCACCCGAGTCCAGCAGACCCGTTGCCACCTCCGACCGTCCCGCCTCGCGCTCGCGTTGCTGGCCGGATGCGCAGTGCCGCCGCTCGCCGCGGCACAGGACGCCGCCGTCGCCACGCGCGACCTGGACAAGGTCACCGTCACCGGTTCGCGCATCGCGCGCTCGCAGGTGGAAGGACCGGCGCCGGTGACCGTCATCACCGCGCAGGATATCCAGAAGCAAGGCTTCAGCACGGTGTGGGAATCGCTCGGCACGCTGACCCAGTTCAGCGGCAGCGCCTTCAACGAAAGCGACCAGACCGGCAGTTCGCCCAATGGCCAGTACCTCAACCTGCGCGGTCTGGGTCCCGGGTATCAGTTGATCCTGCTCAACGGCAAGCGCATGGCCGACTATCCGCAGTCCTACAACGCCAACGGCACCGCGGTGAGCCTGGGCAGCATTCCCGCGGCGGCGGTGGAACGTATCGAAGTGATGAGCGGCGGCGCCTCGGCGATCTATGGGTCCGACGCGGTGGCCGGCGTGGTCAACATCATCACCAAGCGCGATTTCAGCGGCGACACGCTGCGCCTGCGCGGGGGCACCACCACGCGCGGCGGCGGCGACAGCGGCCAGCTGCAATGGAGCGGCGGCCGCACCGGCGACCGCACCGGCGACCGCTGGAGCCTGACCTACGCATTCGAACGGCTGGACCGCGAAGCCATCGTCGCCAGCCAGCGCGACTTCCTGGATTCGTACGACGACCATCCCGGCAACAGGGCCGATCCGTCCAGCCCCAACGCCTCGATTTCCGGCGTCTACCTGCGCCGCGGCACCACCTATCTGTGGCCCAGCGGCGGCGCGCTGTCCACGTCGGCCGCGGCGCTGGACGCGGCGTGCGCGGCGACCAACCCGTCGTTCAGGCCGTACAAGACCGCCGACAGCCTGGCCGCGCCCAACCGCTGCGGCGCGTTCGGCTACTACGAAGGCCGCTCGGTGCAGAACGGCTACGGCAAGACGTCCGCGTATCTGTCGGGCAGTTTCGATTTCAGCGACGACGTCACCGGCTATGCGCAGATCCTGGCCAACCGCTCCAAGGACGAAAGCTCCAGCCAGACCCACTACTACATCGGCGAAGGCGCGTTCACCGTCTACGATCCCGACCTGGGCCTGGTCACCGCGCAGCGCATCTTCCTGCCCTCGGAAGTGGGCGGGATCAAGAACATCGAGTACGACGAGAAATCCTGGAACCTCAACGCCGGCGTGCGCGGCAAGCTGTTCGACGGCCGTTTCGACTGGGACGCGAGCGTGTCGCTGTCGCGCTACGACATCACCACGCGGCGCCCGCGTTTTCTCACCAATGCGGTGCGCGACTACTACATGGGGCCGATACTCGGCTATCGGCCGGACGGCACCGAGATCCGCGAGTTCTACGCCGACAGGCTGTTCGCGCCGGGCAGCGCGGCGCTGTACGACCAGCTCACCACCGAGGTGGTGAGCCGCGGCGAGTCCAGCACGGATCAGGCCCAGTTCGTGTTCAGCGGCGACCTGTTCGCACTGCCGGCAGGCATGGTGCAGATCGCCACCGTGCTGGAGGCGGCGCGGCAGAAGTACGACCTGGCACCGGATCCGCGCACCACCGTGGACTACACCGGCAGCGAGCGCATCTACAACCTGACCCAGACTCCGGGCGGCGGCCCGCGCGACCGCTACGCCGCGGGCCTGGAACTGCGCGTGCCGATCTTCAGCCGGCTCAGCGCGACGCTGGCCGCGCGTTATGACAAGTACGACGACATCACCTCGGTCGACGACGCCGCCACCTGGCAGGCGGGAGTGGAGTGGCGGCCGTTCGACAGCCTGCTGCTGCGCGGCAGCCATGCCACCAGTTTCCGCGCGCCGGACCTGCTGTGGATCTACGCCGGCACCAGCGCCAACAATCCCACCGTCACCGACGAGTACCTGTGCCGCCGCGACGGCCTGGACCCGTTGTCCGCCGCCTGTTCGGCCGCGCACGAGTACCAGACCTTCTCCACCCAGTCGTCCAATCCGCTGCTGGAGGAGGAGAAGGGCAAGTCGACCACGCTGGGTTTCGTCTGGGATGTGCTGCCGACGCTGTCGCTGAGCGCGGACTATTACCGCATCGAACTGGAAGGCCGGGTGGAGTCGATCTCCAGCGAGACCTTGCTGGAGAACAACGCCAACTGCCTGCTCGGCCGCGACCGCGCCGGCAATGCGGTCGATACCGCCTCGGCGGCCTGCCAGTTCTACATCCAGTCGGTGACCCGCAGCCCGGGTACCGACCTCACCGCCGAAGGCCAGATCACCGCGTTCGAGACCTTCCCGATCAACCAGTCGTTGATGCGGACCGATGGCCTGGACGCCAACCTGCGCTACAACTTCGAGCTCGGCGACTGGGGCGCGTTCGGGCTGCAGGCCGGCTATACCCGCGTGCTGAAGATGGAAGTGGCGCAGTTCGCCGGCGCCAAGCCGGTGGATGTGATGAACGACGTCGATTACCTGGCGTTCCGCACCCGCACCAACTGGCGTGCGAACTGGAGCGTCGGCGACTGGTCGACCAGCCTGTACGGCTACCGCTACGGCTCGCGCCCCAACTACGCCGAGAGCGGACGCGTGGCGCCATACGTGATCTGGAATGCGGACATCGCCAAGCGCATCACCGACAAGGCCACGCTCGGCATCAGCGTGCTCAACGTGTTCGACAAGATCCATCCGCGCGACGACACCTACACCGCCTGGCCGTACTTCCCGCGCGTGTACAGTGCGATCGGGCGGCAGCTGTACGCCAACTTCACCTATACCTTTTGA
- a CDS encoding dipeptide epimerase: MKITDIQLGMLRVPLKTPFKTALRTVETIEDVVVLVHTDSGHIGYGEAPATAPITGDTHGSIVAAIDHFIKPRLIGEDVADLNRITGQIQGALERNGSAKAAVEIAVYDLWAQLYGAPLYKMLGGGTPAIATDITISVDAIDKMVADTRSALARGFTALKIKVGKDINVDIARVKAIHAAVEGRASLRLDANQGWTPKQSVYAMRALEDAGVALELLEQPVKAWDIDGLKYVTERVNTPVMADESVFAPAQVFDLIQRRAADIVNIKLMKTGGLSNAIRIADIAALYGVECMIGCMLESSISVAAAVHLAVAKADVITKVDLDGPSLGLFDPVEGGVLFNDSQITITDAPGLGIREIRGLELLPARG, from the coding sequence ATGAAGATCACCGATATCCAATTGGGCATGCTGCGCGTGCCGCTGAAGACCCCGTTCAAGACCGCGCTACGGACCGTGGAGACGATCGAAGACGTGGTGGTGCTGGTGCACACCGACAGCGGCCACATCGGCTATGGCGAAGCGCCGGCCACGGCGCCGATCACCGGCGACACGCATGGTTCGATCGTCGCGGCGATCGACCACTTCATCAAGCCACGCCTGATCGGCGAGGACGTGGCCGACCTCAACCGGATCACCGGGCAGATCCAGGGCGCGCTGGAGCGCAACGGCAGCGCCAAGGCCGCGGTGGAGATCGCGGTCTACGACCTGTGGGCGCAGCTGTATGGCGCGCCGCTGTACAAGATGCTCGGCGGCGGCACGCCGGCCATCGCCACCGACATCACCATCAGCGTGGACGCCATCGACAAGATGGTGGCCGATACGCGGTCGGCGCTCGCGCGCGGCTTCACGGCGCTGAAGATCAAGGTCGGCAAGGACATCAACGTGGACATCGCGCGGGTCAAGGCGATCCATGCCGCGGTGGAAGGCCGCGCCTCGCTGCGCCTGGACGCCAACCAGGGCTGGACACCGAAGCAGTCGGTATATGCGATGCGCGCGCTGGAAGACGCCGGCGTGGCGCTGGAGTTGCTGGAGCAGCCGGTCAAAGCCTGGGACATCGACGGGCTGAAGTACGTGACCGAGCGCGTGAACACGCCGGTGATGGCGGACGAAAGCGTGTTCGCGCCAGCGCAGGTGTTCGACCTGATCCAGCGCCGCGCCGCGGACATCGTCAACATCAAGCTGATGAAGACCGGCGGGCTGTCCAACGCGATCCGCATCGCCGACATCGCGGCGCTGTACGGGGTGGAGTGCATGATCGGCTGCATGCTGGAGTCGAGCATCAGCGTGGCGGCGGCGGTGCACCTGGCGGTGGCCAAGGCGGACGTCATCACCAAGGTGGACCTGGACGGCCCGTCGCTGGGCCTGTTCGACCCGGTGGAGGGTGGCGTGCTCTTCAACGACTCGCAGATCACCATCACCGACGCGCCCGGCCTGGGCATCCGCGAGATCCGCGGCCTGGAACTGCTTCCTGCGCGCGGGTGA
- a CDS encoding SH3 domain-containing protein — MNTMRGLCLLLAAAFSASLATASVAEEAPFQLQSSQLQADYWIARLPHASRPLLDAAQVQAFNAHLLRHDASMHDLQALPERYSAAQVREQVLALSAPPTRMLYDAHGAALDAAQLAALQSVLALDTIPAQVAPRYALVVRRADLRTFPTRQRVFSSRDDHDIDRFQESALYPGTAVAILHASRDGQWLFVLAPNYAAWIERDRVAEGERAAVLDYAQRTPRLVVTGARALTAFTPELPAASQLPLDMGSSLPLLQDWPAQQPVNGQSPLAAYVVQLPLRDDAGRLRLAPALMPRGADVATAPLAATHHTLLRQAFKFLGERYGWGNDYDARDCSGFVSDVYRSLGIALPRNTGDQARSPSLASVPYVAAAPLAQRQQTLARLQVGDLVYIPGHVMMVIGHDHGHTWVIHDVAGAGYRDASGQLQRARLNGVSVTPLEPMLLGDGTPFIDRITRIQRVRPLPVE, encoded by the coding sequence ATGAATACGATGCGTGGCCTGTGCCTGTTGCTGGCCGCCGCATTCAGCGCGTCCCTCGCCACGGCCAGCGTCGCCGAAGAGGCGCCGTTCCAGCTGCAGTCCAGCCAATTGCAGGCGGACTACTGGATCGCGCGCCTGCCCCATGCGTCGCGCCCGCTGCTCGACGCGGCGCAAGTGCAGGCGTTCAACGCGCACCTGCTGCGCCACGATGCGTCGATGCACGATCTGCAGGCGCTGCCCGAGCGCTACAGCGCAGCGCAGGTGCGCGAGCAGGTGCTGGCGCTGTCGGCGCCGCCGACGCGAATGCTCTACGACGCGCACGGCGCCGCGCTCGATGCCGCGCAGCTGGCCGCCCTGCAGTCCGTACTCGCCCTGGACACGATACCCGCGCAGGTCGCGCCGCGTTACGCACTGGTGGTGCGCCGCGCCGACCTGCGTACCTTCCCGACCCGGCAACGCGTTTTCAGCAGCCGCGACGACCACGACATCGACCGCTTCCAGGAATCGGCGCTGTATCCCGGCACCGCGGTGGCGATCCTGCACGCCAGCCGCGACGGCCAGTGGTTGTTCGTGCTGGCGCCGAACTACGCGGCGTGGATCGAACGCGACCGCGTGGCCGAGGGCGAGCGCGCCGCGGTGCTGGACTACGCACAGCGCACGCCGCGGCTGGTGGTGACCGGCGCACGCGCGCTGACCGCGTTCACCCCGGAACTGCCTGCGGCCTCGCAACTGCCGCTGGACATGGGCAGCAGCCTGCCGCTGCTGCAGGACTGGCCGGCGCAACAGCCGGTCAACGGCCAGTCGCCGCTGGCCGCCTACGTGGTGCAACTGCCCTTGCGCGACGATGCTGGCCGACTGCGGCTGGCGCCTGCGCTGATGCCGCGCGGCGCCGACGTCGCCACCGCACCGTTGGCGGCGACGCACCACACCCTGCTGCGCCAGGCGTTCAAGTTCCTCGGCGAGCGCTACGGCTGGGGCAACGACTACGACGCGCGCGACTGCAGCGGCTTCGTCTCCGACGTCTACCGCAGCCTGGGTATCGCATTGCCGCGCAATACCGGCGACCAGGCGCGCAGCCCCAGTCTCGCCAGCGTGCCCTACGTCGCTGCCGCGCCGCTGGCGCAACGGCAGCAAACGCTGGCGCGGCTGCAGGTCGGCGATCTGGTGTACATCCCCGGCCACGTGATGATGGTGATCGGCCACGACCACGGCCACACCTGGGTGATCCACGATGTGGCCGGCGCCGGCTACCGCGACGCGTCCGGACAGTTGCAGCGCGCGCGCCTCAACGGCGTCTCGGTGACGCCGCTGGAGCCGATGCTGCTGGGCGACGGCACCCCTTTCATCGACCGCATCACCCGCATCCAACGCGTCCGTCCGCTGCCTGTCGAATGA
- a CDS encoding N-acetylmuramoyl-L-alanine amidase yields MALVALLGACAHAPQRNPLAEWVPSPNQDLRRPILIVIHYTDQDSVQRSLDTLRSRNSKGKVSAHYLIGRDGKRYQLVSDERRAWHGGAGRWGTITDINSASIGIELDNDGKTPFAAAQIDSLLLLLEDLCTRLRIPRTQVVGHEDFAPTRKVDPGPLFPWKRLAEAGFGRWPAADTPPAPPGFDPWQALALIGYPVDDRAATLRAFHHHYRGNDATAFDAEDLRILYALTQPAQARPQPQPVPEQDVP; encoded by the coding sequence ATGGCGCTGGTCGCCCTGCTCGGCGCCTGCGCGCACGCGCCGCAGCGCAATCCGCTGGCCGAGTGGGTGCCGTCGCCGAACCAGGATCTGCGCCGGCCGATCCTGATCGTGATCCATTACACCGACCAGGACTCGGTGCAGCGCAGCCTGGATACGCTGCGTTCGCGCAACAGCAAGGGCAAGGTCAGCGCGCACTACCTGATCGGTCGCGACGGCAAGCGCTACCAGTTGGTCAGCGACGAACGCCGCGCCTGGCATGGCGGCGCCGGGCGCTGGGGCACGATCACCGACATCAATTCCGCCTCGATCGGCATCGAACTGGACAACGACGGCAAGACCCCGTTCGCCGCCGCGCAGATCGACAGCCTGCTGCTGTTGCTGGAGGACCTGTGCACGCGGCTGCGCATCCCGCGCACGCAGGTGGTCGGGCACGAGGACTTCGCACCCACGCGCAAGGTCGATCCGGGTCCGCTGTTTCCGTGGAAGCGCCTGGCGGAGGCCGGTTTCGGCCGCTGGCCCGCCGCGGACACGCCGCCGGCGCCGCCCGGCTTCGACCCGTGGCAGGCGCTGGCGCTGATCGGCTATCCGGTCGACGACCGCGCGGCCACGCTACGCGCCTTCCACCACCATTACCGTGGCAACGACGCCACCGCGTTCGATGCCGAGGACTTGCGCATCCTCTATGCCCTGACCCAGCCGGCGCAGGCGCGACCGCAGCCGCAGCCGGTACCGGAGCAGGACGTGCCGTAG
- a CDS encoding XVIPCD domain-containing protein: protein MARDYTKAENLDIIEREAKERHIPVDDFMRFAYIETGGKFDEQASRGPNSAKGLFQFTPGTASAYGIRGRELDAVANTDAAARLYLDNQHSLTRQHDKDHRPYLSGKPQPDGLDMYMAHQQGAGGYRSIQAAVATGSFARDDTRSNILNNVPREKDAAGAKQFEAYTGSSLAEFKKMSDQDMAKTFLKYWDTKFDHIAIPEKGIKPVAEGQAQAPSAQHAEQRAQASQAAAQATPAAAKQQGEHAGIQLTAAHAMGVKYDDVQYAINIKGHKLYHPGVDGKHLEQGYIDCSGWVSELQNATMREINQKAGHTVFGRQDMLAQGQNGSGGIVKKAFDSSGVLLQGQDVFKPGALKEGMVIGVDAGNTKHEHWKGIDHILMVVRDPKSGELLVSQSSGSKGVNTLPLDDYLASHKNAKLFASDPLAKARDLLQDRQQTQSQTQGQGHDARTSLKPGEQGPDVKAMQQSLIELGIKDNSGKLLTGTGYYGDKTKEVVANLQREKGIEPTGIADKVTLEALSKLQTQSKAETKPSPAAAEAQRADNPLFTQALEKLQKQGPNGGFASREEMQRAAGQVAFEAKVGGMSRIDDVVHSTDGKGLIAVERNPNNPHDVNRAYVDKQHAATVPLEQSQQQLAAETQRQAQEQQTQDQRTQTQSQIPGR, encoded by the coding sequence ATGGCACGCGATTACACGAAGGCCGAGAACCTCGACATCATCGAGCGTGAGGCCAAGGAACGCCACATTCCGGTCGACGATTTCATGCGTTTCGCCTATATCGAAACCGGTGGCAAGTTCGACGAGCAGGCCAGCCGCGGCCCGAACAGCGCCAAGGGCCTGTTCCAGTTCACCCCCGGCACGGCCTCGGCCTACGGCATCCGCGGCCGCGAGCTGGATGCGGTTGCCAATACCGATGCCGCCGCACGCCTGTACTTGGACAACCAGCATTCGCTGACCCGGCAGCACGACAAGGACCACCGTCCGTACCTGTCCGGCAAGCCGCAGCCCGATGGTCTGGACATGTACATGGCGCACCAGCAGGGCGCCGGCGGCTACCGCTCGATCCAGGCCGCGGTCGCCACCGGCAGCTTCGCGCGCGACGACACCCGCTCGAACATCCTCAACAACGTGCCACGCGAGAAGGATGCGGCCGGGGCGAAGCAGTTCGAGGCTTACACCGGGTCTTCGCTGGCCGAGTTCAAGAAGATGTCCGACCAGGACATGGCCAAGACCTTCCTGAAGTACTGGGACACCAAGTTCGACCACATCGCGATCCCGGAAAAGGGCATCAAGCCGGTTGCCGAAGGCCAGGCCCAGGCGCCGTCGGCCCAGCACGCCGAACAGCGCGCGCAGGCGTCGCAGGCTGCCGCGCAGGCCACGCCCGCCGCCGCCAAGCAGCAGGGCGAGCACGCCGGCATCCAGCTCACCGCCGCGCACGCGATGGGCGTCAAGTACGACGACGTGCAGTACGCGATCAACATCAAGGGCCACAAGCTCTATCACCCCGGCGTGGACGGCAAGCATCTGGAGCAGGGCTACATCGATTGCTCCGGCTGGGTGTCGGAACTGCAGAACGCCACCATGCGCGAAATCAACCAGAAGGCCGGGCACACCGTCTTCGGCCGCCAGGACATGCTCGCGCAAGGCCAGAACGGCTCCGGCGGCATCGTCAAGAAGGCGTTCGACAGTTCCGGCGTGTTGCTGCAGGGCCAGGACGTGTTCAAGCCCGGCGCGCTGAAGGAAGGCATGGTGATCGGCGTGGACGCCGGCAACACCAAGCACGAGCACTGGAAGGGCATCGACCACATCCTGATGGTGGTGCGCGATCCCAAGAGCGGCGAGCTGCTGGTCAGCCAGTCCAGCGGCAGCAAGGGCGTGAACACCTTGCCGCTGGACGATTACCTGGCCAGCCACAAGAACGCCAAGCTGTTCGCGTCCGATCCGCTGGCCAAGGCGCGCGACCTGCTGCAGGACAGGCAGCAGACGCAGTCGCAGACTCAAGGCCAGGGCCATGACGCACGCACGTCGCTGAAGCCGGGCGAGCAGGGCCCCGACGTGAAGGCGATGCAGCAGAGCCTGATCGAGCTCGGCATCAAGGACAACAGCGGCAAGTTGCTGACCGGCACCGGCTACTACGGCGACAAGACCAAGGAAGTGGTGGCCAACCTGCAGCGCGAGAAGGGCATCGAGCCGACCGGCATCGCCGACAAGGTCACCCTCGAGGCGCTGAGCAAGCTGCAGACGCAGAGCAAGGCCGAGACCAAGCCCAGCCCGGCTGCCGCCGAAGCCCAGCGTGCCGACAATCCGCTGTTCACCCAGGCGCTGGAGAAGCTGCAGAAGCAGGGGCCGAACGGCGGCTTCGCCAGCCGCGAGGAAATGCAGCGCGCGGCCGGGCAGGTGGCGTTCGAGGCCAAGGTCGGCGGCATGTCGCGCATCGACGATGTGGTCCACAGCACCGACGGCAAGGGCTTGATCGCGGTGGAGCGCAACCCGAACAACCCGCACGACGTGAACCGCGCCTACGTGGACAAGCAGCATGCCGCGACGGTGCCGCTGGAACAGAGCCAGCAGCAGCTGGCAGCGGAAACCCAGCGGCAGGCGCAGGAGCAGCAGACCCAGGATCAGCGCACCCAGACGCAGTCGCAGATACCGGGGCGCTGA
- a CDS encoding L,D-transpeptidase family protein: MALLCAAVTGPCLAATGGTTPQALRQANQIVLVVAPDWDSPRGQLQAFERTAHGWRAHGQRFDVALGRNGSAWGLGLHPAQTDGPQKREGDGRSPAGVFTIGEAFGYAQRIDSALPYQPMQQSSYCIDVPDSPLYNRIVDAEQVGADAVAGSTEPMRLDLHHDGDRRYQEGFVIGHNPQARPGAGSCIFAHLWRAAGEATAGCTAMEPADMQRLLAWLRPDAAPLFVLLPRNDYDRLRRAWALPAVEPAP; the protein is encoded by the coding sequence ATGGCACTGCTATGCGCCGCCGTGACCGGCCCATGCCTGGCCGCCACCGGCGGCACCACGCCACAGGCACTGCGGCAGGCAAACCAGATCGTGCTGGTCGTGGCGCCGGACTGGGACAGCCCGCGCGGGCAACTGCAGGCGTTCGAACGCACCGCGCACGGCTGGCGCGCGCACGGCCAGCGCTTCGATGTCGCGCTCGGCCGCAACGGCAGCGCCTGGGGGCTGGGCCTGCATCCGGCGCAGACCGATGGCCCGCAGAAGCGCGAAGGCGATGGCCGCAGCCCGGCCGGCGTCTTCACCATCGGCGAGGCGTTCGGTTATGCGCAACGCATCGACAGCGCACTGCCGTACCAGCCGATGCAGCAGAGCAGCTATTGCATCGACGTGCCCGATTCGCCGCTGTACAACCGCATCGTCGATGCCGAGCAGGTCGGTGCCGACGCGGTGGCCGGTTCGACCGAGCCGATGCGCCTGGACCTGCACCACGACGGCGATCGCCGCTACCAGGAAGGCTTCGTGATCGGCCATAACCCGCAGGCGCGGCCCGGCGCCGGCAGCTGCATCTTCGCGCACCTGTGGCGTGCCGCAGGCGAGGCCACCGCCGGCTGCACCGCGATGGAGCCGGCCGACATGCAGCGCCTGCTGGCCTGGCTGCGGCCGGACGCCGCGCCGCTGTTCGTGCTGCTGCCGCGCAACGACTACGACCGCCTGCGCCGCGCCTGGGCGTTGCCGGCCGTGGAGCCGGCGCCATGA
- a CDS encoding serine hydrolase: MCLAWPAVAAAAPGAGDTSPPRAAFDRLFEQAMTRYRLPGLAVGVIENGEVVYARSAGELRAGSGERIDGATLFKIASNSKAMTTALLARLVDAGKLRWDDPVTRYVPEFRMYDPWVTRNIQVRDLLIHNSGLGLGAGDLMLWPEPNAFSRADIIAGLAYLKPTHSFRAHYAYDNLLYVVAGEVAARAGGKPYEQLLREQVFAPLGMHRCQVGAWDRNAVGNVAQPHMRQGEANVVVRADPARIAEMPSMAAGGVRCSLDDMLAWMHAWLSPDSDAAPWLSPAQRQALWTLHTPMPVSAQMREWDGTRLYGYGYGWRLSDVDGQWQVAHTGTLMGMYSALVLLPDRRSGFVILSNGEGGEMRTVLSEALLKRFTRPGEPALDVAHYATLLERARAQAGKAAPAAVDTSARVPVAGAASRDRQGVWRDPWFGEVVLCPQQNVLRFQARKSPLLRGRVMQAGARWLVDWDDASVDAEPWLDFAVAADGTQRMRLAPVDPNADFSYDYADLEFMRVAACPDPVGESSVPTLRR; the protein is encoded by the coding sequence GTGTGCCTGGCTTGGCCGGCAGTCGCGGCGGCCGCGCCCGGCGCTGGCGACACTTCGCCGCCGCGCGCCGCGTTCGACCGCCTGTTCGAGCAGGCCATGACGCGCTACCGGCTGCCGGGGCTGGCGGTCGGCGTGATCGAGAACGGCGAGGTGGTCTATGCGCGCAGCGCCGGCGAACTGCGCGCCGGAAGCGGCGAGCGCATCGATGGCGCGACGCTGTTCAAGATCGCCTCCAACAGCAAGGCGATGACCACCGCTTTGCTGGCGCGGCTGGTCGATGCGGGCAAGCTGCGCTGGGACGATCCGGTGACCCGGTACGTGCCGGAATTCCGCATGTACGACCCGTGGGTCACGCGCAACATCCAGGTGCGCGATCTGCTGATCCACAACAGCGGGCTGGGCCTGGGCGCCGGCGATCTGATGCTGTGGCCCGAACCCAATGCCTTCAGCCGCGCCGACATCATCGCCGGGTTGGCCTACCTCAAGCCGACCCACAGCTTTCGCGCGCACTACGCCTACGACAACCTGCTGTACGTGGTCGCCGGCGAAGTGGCCGCGCGTGCCGGCGGCAAGCCCTACGAGCAGCTGCTGCGCGAACAGGTGTTCGCACCGCTGGGCATGCATCGTTGCCAGGTCGGCGCCTGGGACCGCAATGCGGTCGGCAACGTCGCCCAGCCGCATATGCGCCAGGGCGAGGCCAACGTGGTGGTGCGCGCGGATCCGGCGCGGATCGCGGAGATGCCGTCGATGGCGGCCGGCGGCGTGCGCTGCAGTCTCGACGACATGCTGGCCTGGATGCACGCGTGGCTTTCGCCCGACAGCGATGCTGCGCCCTGGCTGTCGCCGGCGCAGCGTCAGGCGTTGTGGACGCTGCACACGCCGATGCCGGTCTCCGCGCAGATGCGCGAGTGGGACGGCACGCGACTGTACGGCTATGGCTACGGCTGGCGCCTGTCCGACGTGGACGGGCAGTGGCAGGTCGCGCATACCGGTACCCTGATGGGCATGTATTCGGCGCTGGTGTTGCTGCCGGATCGGCGCAGCGGTTTTGTGATTCTCAGCAACGGCGAGGGCGGCGAGATGCGCACCGTGTTGAGCGAGGCGCTGCTCAAGCGTTTCACCCGTCCCGGCGAACCTGCGCTGGATGTGGCGCACTACGCCACGCTGCTCGAGCGCGCGCGTGCGCAGGCCGGCAAGGCGGCGCCTGCCGCGGTCGATACGTCTGCGCGCGTGCCGGTCGCCGGCGCGGCGTCGCGCGATCGGCAGGGCGTGTGGCGCGATCCGTGGTTCGGCGAGGTCGTGCTATGCCCGCAGCAGAATGTGTTGCGCTTCCAGGCGCGCAAATCGCCGCTGCTGCGCGGCCGGGTCATGCAGGCCGGCGCGCGCTGGCTGGTGGACTGGGACGACGCCAGCGTCGATGCCGAGCCGTGGCTGGACTTCGCTGTCGCCGCCGACGGCACGCAACGCATGCGACTTGCGCCTGTCGATCCGAACGCGGATTTCAGCTACGACTATGCCGACCTGGAATTCATGCGGGTAGCAGCTTGCCCCGATCCTGTGGGAGAGAGTTCAGTGCCGACGCTTCGACGGTAA